From the Hymenobacter yonginensis genome, one window contains:
- a CDS encoding gluconate 2-dehydrogenase subunit 3 family protein yields the protein MNTYPEGTVRALLATDQVTPATRAALEARLNAPADYQPQFFDADTYALLQAVAARVFPQPDRETPIELAPNVDKRLLAGTADGWRYDAMPPDREAYRLGLGGINQAAQQAFNQAFVELTPAQQDQIIGQLAAGEAPGENWQQLPQHRFFEEMLAELTESYYAHPLAQEEIGYVGMADVPGWQRIGLNEREDREPERVTE from the coding sequence TTGAATACCTACCCCGAAGGCACCGTCCGGGCGCTGCTGGCTACCGACCAGGTAACGCCCGCTACTCGCGCCGCCCTGGAAGCCCGCCTCAACGCCCCGGCCGACTACCAGCCCCAGTTTTTTGACGCCGATACGTACGCGCTGCTGCAAGCCGTAGCCGCCCGCGTATTCCCCCAGCCCGACCGGGAAACGCCCATCGAGCTAGCCCCCAACGTGGATAAGCGCCTGCTGGCCGGCACTGCCGACGGCTGGCGCTACGACGCCATGCCCCCCGACCGGGAAGCGTACCGCTTGGGTTTGGGCGGCATCAACCAGGCGGCGCAGCAGGCCTTTAACCAAGCGTTTGTTGAGCTGACGCCGGCGCAGCAGGACCAGATAATCGGTCAGCTGGCAGCCGGCGAGGCTCCGGGCGAAAACTGGCAGCAGCTGCCTCAGCACCGCTTCTTCGAGGAGATGCTGGCCGAGCTGACGGAGAGCTACTACGCCCACCCGCTGGCCCAGGAAGAAATCGGCTACGTAGGCATGGCCGACGTGCCCGGCTGGCAGCGTATCGGCCTCAACGAACGGGAAGACCGGGAGCCGGAGAGAGTAACTGAGTAG
- a CDS encoding sensor histidine kinase: MKSRLRIIFWLMSLCMLGINGFQAYWLYTTYQLTATQFTRTAHEALLAVVQRQQLAEVRQLLEPTAAGQPYGQVALPMQHLDTAGRAQLRQLLRAGGRERTTALATYRQDDSVAQAFLQFLLRNTRHQPTLNLARLATAYQAELRQRGVEAAFLFDTVATAAARRQLPVPAGYAVQTPAVVLPALPSVAIRASFQPPWPYALHRMGGLLAGSLGLLLVTTACFALILSTILRQKKLSEIREDFINNMTHELKTPIATVSAAVEALQHFGALQDPQKTQTYLAISQQELQRLSGLVDHVLHMAVAERQPLRLEPETVRPAELIAELVQQHQLTTTKAVQFTVDVDSAAIRCDRLHLRNVISNLIDNAIKYSREQVTITIQGQPETTGWRLTVADDGIGIPASYQPAVFDRFFRVPTGNLHPVKGFGLGLYYVRQVIERHGGRLQLRSEPGSGSAFSFWLPAL, from the coding sequence ATGAAAAGCCGCCTGCGTATTATCTTCTGGCTGATGAGCCTGTGCATGCTGGGCATCAACGGGTTCCAGGCGTATTGGCTGTACACCACCTACCAGCTGACAGCCACCCAGTTTACGCGCACGGCGCACGAGGCACTGCTGGCAGTGGTGCAGCGGCAGCAGCTGGCCGAGGTGCGGCAGCTGCTTGAGCCTACGGCGGCCGGCCAGCCCTACGGCCAGGTGGCCCTGCCCATGCAGCACCTCGATACGGCCGGCCGCGCCCAGCTGCGGCAGTTGCTGCGGGCCGGCGGCCGGGAGCGGACTACGGCCCTGGCCACGTACCGGCAGGACGACAGTGTGGCCCAGGCGTTTCTGCAGTTTCTGCTGCGCAACACCAGGCACCAGCCCACGCTCAACCTCGCGCGCCTCGCCACCGCCTATCAGGCCGAGCTGCGTCAGCGCGGGGTCGAAGCCGCCTTCCTCTTCGATACCGTTGCCACGGCCGCCGCCCGGCGCCAACTGCCTGTGCCGGCCGGCTATGCCGTGCAGACTCCGGCAGTGGTATTGCCAGCCTTGCCCAGCGTAGCAATCCGGGCCAGCTTTCAGCCGCCCTGGCCTTATGCTCTGCACCGCATGGGCGGGCTGCTGGCGGGCTCATTGGGGCTGCTGTTGGTCACCACGGCTTGCTTTGCGTTGATACTGTCCACGATTCTGCGGCAGAAAAAGCTGTCGGAAATCCGCGAGGACTTCATCAACAACATGACCCACGAGCTGAAAACGCCCATTGCCACGGTGTCGGCGGCGGTGGAGGCGCTGCAGCACTTTGGGGCTTTGCAGGACCCGCAGAAAACCCAGACCTACCTCGCCATTTCGCAACAGGAGCTCCAGCGCCTTTCGGGCCTCGTAGACCACGTGCTGCACATGGCCGTGGCCGAGCGGCAGCCGCTGCGTCTGGAACCCGAAACCGTACGCCCCGCTGAGCTGATAGCCGAGCTGGTGCAGCAGCATCAGCTCACCACCACCAAAGCCGTGCAGTTCACTGTAGATGTTGATTCGGCCGCCATCCGCTGCGACCGGCTGCACCTGCGCAACGTCATCAGCAACCTCATCGACAACGCCATCAAATATTCTCGCGAGCAGGTCACGATTACCATTCAGGGCCAGCCCGAAACCACCGGCTGGCGCCTCACCGTGGCCGATGACGGCATTGGCATTCCGGCCAGCTACCAGCCCGCCGTATTCGACCGGTTTTTTCGGGTGCCGACCGGCAACCTGCATCCGGTTAAGGGCTTTGGGCTAGGGCTGTACTACGTGCGGCAGGTGATTGAGCGGCACGGCGGCCGGTTGCAGTTGCGCAGTGAGCCGGGCAGCGGCAGCGCGTTTTCGTTCTGGCTGCCCGCTCTATAA
- a CDS encoding M16 family metallopeptidase gives MKNATSRCRYLLGLSGLLLLPACSPKATAVLTAPAPVAAAPAAPAPAPAAADFQIPVEYYTLPNGLKVVLSPDHTAPTATVAAYYNVGFRNEPRDRTGYAHLFEHLMFQGSQNLGKMEFIQLIQKNGGILNGSTRFDFTNYFEVVPSHKLETMLWAEADRMRGLAITQANVTNQQGVVKNEVRVNVLNAPYGGFPWLDMPQKANQNWNNAHNFYGDLKDLDAATLADAQQFFKTYYAPGNAALAVVGDFEPAEAKAWVQKYFANIPSAPQPPKPDISEPRQEKEQRFTKDDKLATKPALAFAYHMPDRNTPEYYALILLDQILLQGKDSRLYQALVQKRGYSDNVNGGINYLGNAFNYSGPMLWMGDLIYDQSVSADSVVRVLDQEINRLGQGGIDQATLDLAVVKLRSSLYDQLSGSDNFGRADMLASFALFDNDPGRINRLEAEFRKVTPALMQRTLQEYLRPTNRTLLIVNPLAKS, from the coding sequence ATGAAAAACGCTACTTCCCGCTGCCGGTATCTGCTGGGGCTCTCCGGGCTGCTGCTGCTACCGGCCTGCAGCCCGAAAGCCACGGCGGTCCTGACGGCCCCGGCGCCGGTTGCGGCCGCGCCGGCTGCTCCAGCTCCAGCCCCGGCCGCCGCCGACTTCCAGATTCCGGTGGAGTACTACACCCTGCCCAACGGCCTGAAGGTGGTGCTCTCGCCCGACCACACCGCCCCCACGGCCACGGTGGCAGCCTACTACAACGTGGGTTTCCGCAACGAGCCCCGCGACCGGACCGGCTACGCCCACCTGTTTGAGCACCTGATGTTTCAGGGCTCCCAGAACCTGGGCAAGATGGAGTTCATTCAGCTGATTCAGAAAAACGGCGGCATCCTCAACGGCTCCACCCGCTTCGACTTCACCAACTACTTCGAGGTGGTGCCCAGCCACAAGCTCGAAACCATGCTCTGGGCCGAAGCCGACCGCATGCGCGGGCTGGCCATCACGCAAGCCAACGTCACCAACCAGCAGGGCGTGGTGAAAAACGAGGTGCGTGTGAACGTGCTGAACGCGCCCTACGGCGGCTTTCCGTGGCTGGATATGCCCCAGAAAGCCAACCAGAACTGGAACAACGCCCACAATTTCTACGGCGACCTGAAAGACCTCGACGCGGCCACCCTGGCCGATGCGCAGCAGTTCTTCAAAACCTACTACGCCCCCGGCAACGCGGCCCTGGCCGTGGTCGGCGACTTTGAGCCCGCCGAGGCCAAAGCCTGGGTGCAGAAGTACTTCGCCAACATCCCCAGCGCCCCGCAGCCGCCCAAACCCGACATTTCGGAGCCTCGCCAGGAAAAGGAGCAGCGCTTCACCAAAGACGACAAGCTGGCCACCAAGCCGGCCCTGGCCTTCGCCTACCACATGCCCGACCGCAACACGCCGGAATATTACGCCCTCATTCTGCTCGACCAGATTCTGTTGCAGGGCAAGGACAGCCGCCTCTATCAGGCCCTGGTGCAGAAGCGCGGCTACTCCGACAACGTGAACGGCGGCATCAACTACCTCGGCAACGCCTTCAACTACTCCGGCCCCATGCTCTGGATGGGCGACCTGATCTACGACCAGTCGGTGAGTGCCGACTCGGTGGTGCGTGTGCTCGACCAGGAAATCAACCGCCTGGGCCAGGGTGGCATCGACCAGGCCACGCTGGACTTGGCCGTAGTGAAGCTGCGTTCCAGCCTCTACGACCAGCTTTCGGGCTCCGACAACTTCGGCCGCGCCGACATGCTGGCCTCGTTTGCGCTGTTCGACAACGACCCCGGCCGCATCAACCGGCTGGAGGCCGAGTTCCGCAAGGTGACGCCCGCCCTCATGCAGCGCACCCTGCAGGAATACCTGCGGCCCACCAACCGCACGCTCTTGATTGTGAACCCGCTGGCCAAAAGCTAA
- a CDS encoding family 1 glycosylhydrolase, with amino-acid sequence MKSFLTHIKEKYGNGHYDGDQYGGAGGHDGSGLPTGEAGNFMFATGIECSYPTIDHGQTRRDLLAECDHYNRFKEDLALVHDLGLKVLRYGLPYYRIHKGPGEYDWEFADAAMAEMQRLGITPILDLLHFGVPDWLGNFQNPELPVHFADYCGAVAQRYPWVRYYTPVNEIYVTAKFSGKDGIWNEQLKTDQGFVTAIKHLVAASIMGNQQIAKYRPDCVIVQSESAEFTHELRATRTPEIQLGNKLRFLSLDLLYAHHPDAEVLNYLYDNGMTRREYDWFMAGEPPGYQVMGNDYYGRNERIILPNGEICTSMDVLGWYTITHDYYQRYKKPVMHTETNIFEAKDGPTWLWKQWVNILRMRKDGVPVLGFTWYSLIDQVDWDKGLERKVGQVNACGLYDLDRKPRPVAAAYRMLLEEYGQIPIVPHGELFTVSDRPANLKVEV; translated from the coding sequence ATGAAGTCCTTTCTCACACACATCAAAGAAAAGTACGGCAACGGCCACTACGACGGCGACCAGTACGGCGGCGCGGGCGGCCACGATGGCTCGGGCCTGCCTACGGGCGAGGCCGGCAACTTCATGTTCGCCACCGGCATCGAGTGCTCGTATCCCACCATCGACCACGGCCAGACCCGCCGCGACCTGCTGGCCGAGTGCGACCATTACAACCGCTTCAAGGAAGACCTGGCGCTGGTGCACGACCTGGGCCTGAAGGTGCTGCGCTACGGTCTGCCGTATTACCGCATCCACAAGGGCCCGGGTGAGTACGACTGGGAGTTTGCCGATGCCGCCATGGCCGAGATGCAGCGCCTGGGCATTACGCCCATTCTGGATCTGCTGCACTTTGGCGTGCCCGACTGGCTGGGCAATTTCCAGAATCCGGAGCTGCCCGTGCACTTCGCCGACTACTGCGGGGCCGTGGCGCAGCGCTACCCCTGGGTGCGCTACTACACGCCCGTAAACGAGATTTACGTGACGGCCAAGTTCTCCGGGAAGGACGGCATCTGGAACGAGCAGCTCAAAACCGACCAGGGCTTCGTGACGGCCATCAAGCACCTGGTGGCGGCCAGCATCATGGGCAACCAGCAGATTGCCAAGTACCGCCCCGACTGCGTGATTGTGCAGAGCGAGTCGGCGGAGTTCACGCACGAGCTGCGCGCCACCCGCACCCCCGAAATTCAGTTGGGCAACAAGCTCCGGTTTCTGTCCCTCGACCTGCTCTACGCCCACCACCCCGACGCGGAGGTGCTCAACTACCTCTATGACAACGGCATGACGCGCCGGGAGTACGACTGGTTTATGGCCGGCGAGCCTCCGGGATACCAGGTAATGGGCAACGACTACTACGGCCGCAACGAGCGGATTATCCTGCCCAATGGCGAAATCTGCACCAGCATGGACGTGCTGGGCTGGTACACCATCACCCACGACTACTACCAGCGCTACAAGAAGCCGGTGATGCACACCGAAACCAACATCTTCGAAGCCAAGGACGGCCCCACCTGGCTTTGGAAGCAGTGGGTAAACATTCTGCGCATGCGCAAGGACGGGGTGCCGGTGCTAGGCTTCACCTGGTATTCCCTCATCGACCAGGTAGACTGGGACAAGGGCCTGGAGCGCAAAGTGGGCCAGGTGAATGCCTGCGGCCTCTACGACCTCGACCGCAAGCCTCGCCCCGTGGCGGCGGCCTACCGGATGCTGCTGGAGGAATACGGCCAGATTCCGATTGTGCCCCACGGCGAGCTGTTCACGGTGTCAGATCGGCCTGCCAACCTCAAAGTGGAAGTCTGA
- a CDS encoding response regulator transcription factor: protein MVTVLLVEDEAALALIIKDSLEMRGFTVQHAADGTQGLRLFRQQTPDIVVADIMMPQLDGFALGRQIRQENATIPLIFLTALSQPADVVRGFELGANDYLRKPFSMDELIVRMQALLNRTAAAPTAAEPLRIGRYVFAYTQQRLRLTDTEIELTNREAELLKRLYDHRNQVLARSTVLLELWGEDHFFNGRSLDVFVTRLRRYLRDDPQVQILNVRGIGYKLIC from the coding sequence ATGGTAACCGTTCTGTTAGTGGAAGATGAAGCCGCTCTGGCTCTCATTATCAAGGATAGCCTGGAGATGCGCGGCTTCACGGTGCAGCACGCCGCCGATGGCACCCAGGGTCTGCGCCTGTTCCGGCAGCAGACGCCCGACATCGTGGTGGCTGATATTATGATGCCGCAGCTCGATGGGTTTGCACTGGGCCGGCAGATCCGGCAGGAAAACGCCACCATCCCGCTCATCTTCCTCACGGCCCTCTCCCAGCCCGCCGACGTGGTGCGCGGCTTCGAGCTGGGTGCCAACGACTATCTCCGCAAGCCCTTCAGCATGGACGAGCTGATCGTGCGCATGCAAGCCCTGCTCAACCGCACCGCGGCTGCTCCTACTGCCGCCGAACCGCTACGCATCGGGCGCTACGTTTTTGCCTATACCCAGCAGCGCCTGCGCCTCACCGACACCGAAATCGAATTGACCAACCGCGAAGCCGAGCTGCTCAAACGCCTCTACGACCACCGCAACCAGGTTCTGGCCCGCTCCACCGTGCTGCTGGAGCTCTGGGGTGAGGACCACTTCTTCAACGGCCGCAGCCTCGACGTATTCGTAACCCGCCTGCGCCGCTACCTCCGCGACGACCCGCAAGTGCAGATCCTGAACGTGCGCGGCATCGGCTACAAGCTGATTTGCTGA
- a CDS encoding glycosyltransferase family 117 protein: MATLVYLLTLEPTASFWDCGEFIACSYKLLVPHPPGAPLFLLLGRLFSLLSFGDSSKVAVLINMLSALSSAFAVLFLFWSITLLAKKLVLPRPTPAGPARPVPTRGQALLMQAAGVVGALAFAFSDSFWFNAEEAEVYAMSALCTATVVWLMLKWENRADEPDSDKWLVLIAYVIGLSIGVHLLNLVAIPALGLLYYHRRQPAPTLRGSVVTLLISSVIVGVVLVGVIPGLPSLAGSFEVFFVNSLGLPFNSGVVGFVLLLLGLLGLGFRVSHQRQSRLLNTVLLGFTFILIGYSCYLIVPIRSGYQPTINQNGPRDVLSFVSYLKREQYGSRPLLYGPHLFAQPIAQEDAGPRYVREGQQYVVAERRQELIYRDEDKMLLPRMYSDGTSTASQRAAAYRQWVDIQEGVKPTMGQNLAFLLRYQMGHMFWRYFLWNYVGRESDVQHAGVLWPFASHEALPERVADSKARNNFLALPLLLGVLGMVYQVRRDSRNALVVGLLFLFTGLAIIVYLNQPPLEPRERDYTFTGATYAFAIWIGLGVLALAEALKRVLNADTARAAVALLLGLVVPGLMLAEGWDDHDRSDRFTSVDAARNLLNSCAPNAILFTNGDNDTFPLWYAQEVEGIRTDVRVAVLSYLNTDWYIRQMMNRAYKSQPLPISLPADRYRQGTNDYLPYVENPNVSSVSLPDFMQLVKADSDLLKVSYGDGGPTLLSFPSPKFYLPVDTAAVKKLGIIPPGRRGQLVSQMEFDIGKGAMEKRHLVVLDILAANQWKRPVYFATSVARPEDHMGLDAYFQLEGLAWRVLPLKNPNDDPREEAGYLAKDLLYQKLMQQFAYRGLNNPTVFHDENGQMFPANYRAKFARLANAYLAAGDPATAKKLADKCLDVMPDRAIPYDFYTPQLLPALVAGGEQTRANQLFDLLLDRAQRALTYYSNPAHALFDRELSQQLATIQQLYLAAQQIGDERRANQAFQLLQPYLQQ; encoded by the coding sequence ATGGCTACCCTGGTCTACCTGCTCACCCTGGAACCCACGGCCTCGTTCTGGGACTGTGGCGAGTTCATTGCCTGTTCCTACAAGCTGCTGGTGCCGCACCCGCCTGGCGCGCCGCTGTTTCTGCTGCTCGGCCGGCTGTTTTCCCTGCTCAGCTTCGGCGACTCCAGCAAAGTGGCGGTGCTTATCAATATGCTGTCGGCGCTGAGCAGCGCGTTTGCGGTGCTGTTTCTGTTCTGGAGCATCACGCTGCTGGCCAAGAAGCTGGTGCTGCCCCGCCCCACGCCAGCAGGCCCCGCGCGGCCCGTACCCACCCGCGGGCAGGCGCTGCTGATGCAGGCGGCGGGCGTGGTGGGGGCGCTGGCCTTTGCTTTCTCCGACTCGTTCTGGTTCAACGCCGAGGAAGCCGAGGTGTACGCCATGTCGGCCCTGTGCACGGCTACGGTGGTGTGGCTGATGCTGAAGTGGGAAAACCGCGCCGACGAGCCGGATTCTGATAAGTGGCTGGTGCTCATTGCCTACGTTATCGGCCTAAGCATTGGGGTGCATTTGCTGAACCTGGTGGCTATTCCGGCGCTGGGCCTGCTGTACTACCACCGGCGGCAGCCCGCGCCTACCCTGCGGGGCAGCGTAGTAACCTTGCTGATTAGCAGTGTAATCGTGGGGGTGGTGCTGGTTGGGGTCATTCCGGGGCTGCCGTCGTTGGCGGGGAGCTTCGAGGTGTTTTTTGTGAACTCACTGGGGCTGCCCTTCAACTCGGGCGTGGTGGGGTTTGTGCTGCTGCTGCTGGGGCTGCTGGGGCTGGGGTTCCGGGTGTCGCACCAGCGCCAGTCCCGGCTGCTGAACACGGTCCTGCTGGGTTTCACCTTCATCCTGATTGGGTACTCTTGCTACCTGATTGTGCCGATTCGCAGTGGATATCAGCCCACCATCAACCAGAACGGGCCGCGCGACGTGCTCAGTTTCGTGAGCTACCTCAAGCGCGAGCAGTACGGCTCCCGGCCCTTGCTCTACGGGCCGCACCTGTTTGCCCAGCCCATTGCTCAGGAAGATGCCGGCCCCCGCTACGTGCGCGAAGGCCAGCAGTACGTGGTGGCCGAGCGGCGACAGGAGCTGATTTACCGTGACGAAGACAAGATGCTGCTGCCCCGTATGTATTCCGACGGCACTTCCACCGCCTCCCAGCGCGCCGCCGCCTATCGGCAGTGGGTTGATATTCAGGAAGGGGTGAAGCCGACAATGGGCCAGAATCTCGCGTTTCTGCTACGCTATCAGATGGGCCATATGTTCTGGCGCTACTTCCTGTGGAACTACGTCGGCCGCGAAAGCGACGTGCAGCACGCCGGCGTGCTGTGGCCCTTCGCCAGCCACGAGGCCCTGCCCGAACGGGTGGCCGACAGCAAAGCCCGCAACAACTTTCTGGCCTTGCCGCTGCTGCTCGGGGTGCTGGGCATGGTGTATCAGGTGCGCCGTGACTCCCGCAATGCGCTGGTAGTGGGGCTGTTGTTTCTGTTCACCGGTCTGGCTATCATCGTCTACCTTAACCAGCCACCCCTGGAGCCGCGGGAGCGTGACTACACCTTCACGGGGGCCACCTATGCCTTCGCCATCTGGATCGGGCTGGGCGTGCTGGCGCTGGCCGAGGCGCTGAAGCGGGTACTGAACGCCGATACTGCCCGAGCCGCCGTGGCGTTGCTGCTGGGTCTGGTAGTGCCGGGCCTTATGCTGGCCGAGGGCTGGGACGACCACGACCGATCCGATCGGTTCACTTCCGTCGATGCGGCCCGTAACCTGCTCAACTCCTGCGCGCCCAACGCCATCCTGTTCACCAACGGCGACAACGACACCTTTCCGCTCTGGTACGCGCAGGAAGTGGAAGGCATCCGCACCGATGTGCGGGTGGCGGTGCTCAGCTACCTCAACACCGACTGGTACATCCGGCAGATGATGAACCGCGCCTACAAGTCGCAGCCGCTGCCTATTTCCCTGCCTGCCGACCGGTACCGGCAAGGCACCAACGACTACCTGCCCTACGTGGAAAACCCCAACGTCAGCAGCGTCAGCCTGCCCGACTTCATGCAATTGGTGAAGGCGGACAGCGACCTGTTGAAAGTCAGCTACGGCGACGGTGGCCCCACATTGCTTTCCTTTCCATCGCCAAAATTTTATCTACCTGTTGATACGGCAGCGGTAAAGAAGCTGGGCATTATTCCGCCCGGCCGCCGCGGGCAGCTGGTGTCCCAGATGGAGTTCGACATCGGCAAGGGCGCTATGGAAAAGCGCCATCTGGTGGTGCTCGACATTCTGGCGGCCAATCAATGGAAGCGGCCGGTGTACTTCGCTACCAGCGTGGCCCGTCCCGAAGACCACATGGGGTTGGATGCTTACTTCCAGCTGGAAGGTCTGGCCTGGCGCGTGCTGCCGCTGAAGAACCCCAACGACGACCCGCGCGAGGAAGCTGGCTACTTAGCCAAAGATCTGCTCTACCAGAAGCTGATGCAGCAATTCGCCTACCGCGGCCTCAACAACCCCACTGTTTTCCACGACGAAAACGGCCAGATGTTCCCGGCCAACTACCGCGCAAAGTTCGCCCGCCTGGCCAATGCCTACCTGGCCGCCGGCGACCCCGCCACCGCCAAAAAGCTGGCCGACAAGTGCCTGGATGTCATGCCCGACCGCGCCATTCCGTATGACTTCTACACGCCGCAGCTACTGCCGGCGCTGGTGGCAGGCGGGGAGCAAACCCGCGCCAACCAGCTCTTCGACCTGCTGCTCGACAGAGCCCAACGCGCCCTCACTTACTACAGCAACCCCGCCCATGCCCTCTTCGACCGGGAGCTAAGCCAGCAGCTCGCCACCATCCAGCAACTCTACCTGGCAGCCCAGCAAATCGGCGACGAGCGGCGCGCCAACCAGGCGTTTCAGCTCCTGCAACCTTATCTGCAGCAGTAA
- a CDS encoding GMC family oxidoreductase → MPDEEVLEEGVLNPVQPEIQDPLLKSILADNEATPATEPTGEEAPAPLPDPTDEVDCVVIGTGAGGAPLLARLAMAGLKVVALEAGPRRDPTKDYATDEKAQNFLFWNDERLSAGQNPVAFGKNNSGTGVGGSTLHYTAYTPRAHRGDLKLHTDFGQGVDWPFGIEELEPYYEEIEHFLGISGPTPYPWDPTRRKGYPLAPLPLNGAAQLMERACRQLGIQTSPAANAALSARYYQEGIGWREACTNRGFCQAGCNRGAKASMDVTFLPLAESYGAEIRADAYVTEIERDASGRVTGVVYEQHGRTVRQRCRHLFLCAGAVETPRLLMLNELALNSGHVGKNFMAHPGMQVWGTFPEDIRPYKGIPGGLISEDTHRPKDADFAGGYLLQSIGVMPVTFATQMVRQRKLWGQPLRDYMRNYNHIAGINILGDCLPHEANFMELSDEKDARGLPKPRLHFTAQENEQRMNRHAEKIMRQIWEAAGATDIWAFERYAHVIGTARMGLSGDDAVVNPDGKAFDVPNLYICDNSVFPSALSVNPALTIMALSLRTADKFLANLR, encoded by the coding sequence ATGCCCGACGAAGAAGTACTCGAAGAAGGCGTGCTGAACCCGGTTCAGCCCGAAATACAGGACCCGCTGCTGAAAAGCATTCTGGCCGATAACGAAGCCACCCCAGCCACTGAGCCCACCGGCGAAGAAGCTCCCGCTCCGCTGCCCGACCCCACCGACGAGGTGGACTGCGTGGTGATTGGCACCGGGGCGGGCGGTGCGCCGCTGCTGGCCCGCTTGGCCATGGCCGGCCTGAAAGTGGTGGCCCTGGAAGCCGGCCCCCGCCGCGACCCGACCAAGGACTACGCCACCGATGAAAAGGCCCAGAACTTCCTGTTCTGGAACGACGAGCGTCTTTCGGCCGGTCAGAACCCGGTGGCGTTTGGCAAGAACAACTCCGGCACCGGCGTGGGCGGCTCCACGCTGCACTACACCGCCTACACCCCCCGCGCCCACCGCGGCGACCTGAAGCTGCACACCGACTTCGGCCAGGGCGTCGACTGGCCCTTCGGTATCGAGGAGCTGGAGCCCTACTACGAGGAAATTGAGCATTTCCTGGGCATATCGGGGCCCACACCCTATCCCTGGGACCCTACGCGCCGCAAGGGCTACCCGCTGGCTCCGCTGCCGCTCAACGGCGCGGCCCAGCTGATGGAGCGCGCCTGCCGTCAGCTCGGTATTCAAACCTCACCGGCGGCCAACGCGGCCCTCTCGGCGCGCTATTACCAAGAGGGCATTGGCTGGCGTGAGGCCTGCACCAACCGCGGCTTCTGCCAGGCCGGCTGCAACCGCGGCGCCAAGGCCAGCATGGACGTGACGTTCCTGCCGTTGGCCGAGAGCTACGGGGCCGAAATCCGGGCCGATGCCTACGTGACGGAGATTGAGCGCGACGCCTCGGGCCGCGTAACGGGCGTGGTGTACGAGCAGCACGGCCGCACCGTGCGCCAGCGCTGCCGCCACCTGTTTTTGTGCGCCGGGGCGGTGGAAACGCCTCGTTTGCTGATGCTCAACGAGCTGGCTCTCAACAGCGGCCACGTGGGCAAAAACTTCATGGCTCACCCCGGTATGCAGGTGTGGGGCACGTTCCCCGAGGACATCCGGCCCTACAAAGGCATTCCCGGCGGCCTGATTTCCGAGGACACCCACCGCCCCAAAGACGCCGACTTTGCCGGTGGCTACCTGCTGCAAAGCATCGGGGTGATGCCCGTGACGTTTGCCACCCAGATGGTGCGCCAGCGTAAGCTCTGGGGCCAGCCCCTGCGCGACTACATGCGCAACTACAACCACATTGCCGGCATCAACATCCTGGGCGACTGCCTGCCGCACGAGGCCAACTTTATGGAGCTCAGCGACGAGAAGGATGCCCGCGGCCTGCCCAAGCCGCGCCTGCACTTCACGGCCCAGGAAAACGAGCAGCGCATGAACCGCCACGCCGAGAAAATCATGCGCCAGATCTGGGAAGCGGCCGGCGCTACTGACATCTGGGCCTTCGAGCGGTACGCCCACGTCATCGGGACGGCGCGCATGGGCCTGAGCGGCGACGATGCGGTGGTGAACCCCGACGGCAAGGCCTTCGACGTGCCCAACCTCTACATCTGCGACAACTCGGTGTTCCCCAGCGCCCTCAGCGTCAACCCCGCCCTCACCATCATGGCCCTCAGCCTGCGTACCGCCGATAAGTTTCTAGCCAACCTTCGGTAG